A single window of Desulfovibrio sp. G11 DNA harbors:
- a CDS encoding ISL3 family transposase yields the protein MKDTDLYFRILGLTEPWFVEAVELDTAEGRVDIRVEHGPGVRWFCPTCGRELACRDHAEPRVWRHLDTCQFKTFLHARIPRVDCPEHGVLQVNVPWAESKARFTILMERLIIDVLTECATVTGARRILRITWDEAWGVMERAVRRGRERKQSNPSRYLGVDEKAFRKGHDYVTVVCDLIGSTVEYVADERKAESLEGYYLQFTKAQLERIKAVAMDMWEPYFKATLKHVPDAAGKIVHDRFHVMKHVGEAVDRVRKQEHRELTSQDDHRLKGTKFLWLYREENLPDKHRPALEALKTANLKVAKAWAMKESLNDVWKYLSTGWARRFVKRWLVWVNRSDLAPMRKVGGLIQRHLENILTFCRHRITNGVAEGLNSKIMAIKRKACGYRNREHFKTAIYFFCGGLNLYPASS from the coding sequence ATTTTCGGATTCTCGGGCTGACCGAGCCCTGGTTTGTTGAGGCTGTTGAACTGGACACGGCGGAAGGTCGGGTAGACATCCGCGTGGAGCATGGTCCTGGTGTTCGCTGGTTTTGCCCTACTTGTGGTCGAGAGCTGGCTTGCCGCGACCATGCCGAGCCTCGTGTCTGGCGCCATCTGGACACGTGCCAGTTCAAGACGTTCCTGCATGCTCGGATTCCCCGAGTGGACTGCCCCGAGCATGGCGTCCTTCAGGTCAACGTGCCTTGGGCCGAGTCCAAGGCACGTTTCACCATATTGATGGAGCGATTGATCATCGACGTGCTGACCGAGTGCGCCACCGTAACAGGAGCGCGGCGCATCCTGCGCATCACCTGGGACGAAGCATGGGGTGTCATGGAAAGGGCGGTGCGCCGGGGCCGGGAGCGCAAGCAATCGAATCCCTCGCGGTATCTTGGCGTTGACGAGAAGGCATTCCGCAAGGGGCACGACTATGTGACCGTGGTTTGTGATCTGATCGGCAGCACGGTGGAGTATGTGGCCGACGAGCGTAAGGCCGAAAGCCTTGAGGGGTACTACCTTCAGTTCACCAAGGCGCAGTTGGAGCGGATCAAGGCCGTGGCCATGGACATGTGGGAGCCCTATTTTAAAGCTACGCTCAAACATGTGCCGGACGCGGCGGGGAAAATCGTTCACGATCGGTTCCACGTCATGAAACACGTAGGCGAGGCTGTGGACCGGGTACGCAAGCAAGAGCACCGCGAACTCACAAGTCAGGATGACCATCGACTCAAGGGCACGAAATTCCTCTGGCTATACCGGGAGGAGAATCTGCCGGACAAACACCGGCCAGCCCTGGAGGCCTTGAAGACAGCGAACCTCAAGGTGGCCAAGGCCTGGGCCATGAAGGAAAGCCTGAACGACGTCTGGAAGTACCTGAGCACGGGATGGGCCAGACGTTTTGTGAAGCGATGGCTGGTCTGGGTGAACAGGTCAGATCTTGCCCCAATGCGCAAAGTGGGCGGACTGATTCAGAGACATCTTGAGAACATCCTGACCTTCTGCCGCCACAGGATCACCAACGGCGTGGCCGAGGGCCTCAACAGCAAGATCATGGCCATCAAGAGGAAGGCTTGCGGTTATAGGAACCGGGAGCATTTCAAGACAGCCATCTACTTCTTCTGTGGCGGTCTAAACCTCTACCCGGCCAGTTCCTGA
- a CDS encoding diguanylate cyclase domain-containing protein: MTIILALLVFLLLAWRVHCQNADKDRQLQTMALTTLLTDALVNHSFRLEGTALLHNNPDITFAIWLADIKNFNFYSKMLGKEAGNSELRRIARMLKGWPQGPLTRRYHIVGNTFAGILPFANCQDLAERFSDAAQEVEHGAYRFSQVFPLRLYAGVYTTDMVEEKDLTFMDMLNRAGIAMQVAKTFEASTLRFYSEEICEEALHLDR; this comes from the coding sequence GTGACAATCATTCTGGCCCTGCTCGTTTTTCTGCTCCTTGCCTGGCGTGTACATTGCCAGAATGCAGACAAAGACCGCCAACTGCAAACCATGGCGCTTACCACCCTTCTGACCGACGCTCTCGTCAATCACAGCTTCCGCCTGGAAGGCACTGCCCTGCTGCACAACAACCCGGACATTACATTCGCCATCTGGTTGGCGGACATCAAAAACTTCAATTTTTACAGCAAAATGCTCGGCAAAGAAGCCGGAAACAGCGAACTGCGACGCATCGCCCGCATGCTGAAAGGCTGGCCGCAAGGCCCGCTTACCAGACGTTACCACATTGTTGGCAACACATTCGCGGGCATTCTTCCTTTCGCAAACTGTCAGGATCTGGCAGAAAGGTTTTCTGATGCCGCGCAAGAGGTAGAGCACGGCGCATACCGCTTTTCACAGGTTTTTCCTCTCCGCCTGTACGCTGGTGTGTACACTACGGATATGGTTGAAGAAAAAGATCTCACTTTTATGGACATGCTCAACAGGGCGGGCATCGCCATGCAGGTGGCAAAAACCTTTGAAGCAAGCACCCTGCGTTTTTACTCCGAAGAAATCTGCGAAGAAGCACTGCATCTCGATCGCTGA
- a CDS encoding N-acetyltransferase, with the protein MPIAIPRSGADDRPIVPDVHISDLSKLVIRPATVADVHGMSALINQYASANVMLARGPQYLYQHIQDYMVATAPAVNDGHDVIVACGAVHVLWADLGEIRSVAVHPSCQGQGFGKRLVSMLVNRCRSLALPRVFVFTLVPDFFARCGFTEFNKDDMPPSVWVECSKCPKFYCCDEIAMMLHL; encoded by the coding sequence ATGCCCATCGCCATTCCGCGCTCTGGCGCTGATGACAGACCCATTGTTCCTGATGTTCACATCAGCGACCTTTCAAAGCTGGTCATCCGACCCGCCACGGTAGCGGACGTACACGGCATGTCGGCGCTTATCAACCAGTATGCTTCCGCCAACGTCATGCTGGCACGGGGACCGCAATACCTGTACCAGCACATTCAGGACTATATGGTCGCGACCGCTCCGGCCGTAAACGACGGGCACGACGTCATAGTGGCCTGCGGAGCCGTGCACGTCCTGTGGGCAGACCTCGGCGAAATACGCTCCGTGGCCGTTCATCCATCCTGCCAGGGGCAGGGCTTCGGCAAGCGCCTCGTATCCATGCTGGTAAACCGTTGCCGCAGCCTGGCGCTGCCGCGAGTGTTTGTCTTCACTCTTGTGCCTGATTTTTTCGCCAGATGCGGATTTACCGAATTTAACAAGGACGACATGCCCCCCAGCGTCTGGGTGGAATGCAGCAAATGCCCCAAGTTTTATTGCTGTGACGAAATCGCGATGATGTTGCACCTTTGA
- the argF gene encoding ornithine carbamoyltransferase, whose product MNRLQHRDFLKEIDFTPEDLTYLLDLAANLKQAKKSRREPEFLKGRNIVILFEKDSTRTRCSFEVAAYDQGARVTYLGPSGSQMGKKESLADTARVLSRFYDGIEYRGFGQERVEALAEHASVPVWNGLTNEWHPTQFLADMLTMRECCSKPLNRQTLAYMGDARYNMGNSLMIGSALLGLDFRSVAPKALWTADEVYEMACHIASGTGARISRTENVVEGVQGCDFISTDVWVSMGEPDDVWKERIELLTPYRVTGDTMRQTGNDDCKFLHCLPSFHNRDTSMGEEIFQRFGIECMEVNDEVFESPRNVAFEEAENRLHTIKAVMVATLAESPLVFNV is encoded by the coding sequence ATGAACAGACTACAACACAGAGACTTTCTGAAAGAAATCGATTTCACGCCGGAAGACCTCACCTACCTGCTGGACCTGGCTGCCAATCTCAAACAGGCCAAAAAATCCCGCCGGGAACCCGAGTTTCTGAAGGGCAGGAACATTGTTATTCTTTTTGAAAAAGACTCCACCCGTACCCGCTGTTCTTTTGAGGTGGCCGCCTATGATCAGGGCGCGCGCGTGACCTACCTTGGACCTTCCGGTTCACAAATGGGCAAAAAAGAATCCCTGGCCGATACGGCCCGTGTGCTTTCCCGCTTTTATGACGGCATTGAATATCGCGGCTTCGGACAGGAAAGGGTCGAGGCGCTGGCCGAGCATGCCTCGGTACCGGTATGGAACGGCCTGACCAATGAATGGCATCCCACCCAGTTCCTGGCAGACATGCTCACCATGCGCGAATGCTGCTCCAAGCCCCTGAACAGGCAAACCCTGGCCTATATGGGTGACGCCCGCTATAACATGGGCAATTCTCTTATGATCGGCTCCGCCCTTCTGGGGCTGGATTTTCGTTCTGTGGCACCAAAGGCGCTGTGGACAGCGGACGAAGTTTACGAGATGGCCTGCCACATCGCCTCCGGCACTGGCGCGCGCATCAGCCGCACCGAAAACGTGGTGGAAGGCGTACAGGGCTGCGACTTCATTTCTACAGACGTCTGGGTATCCATGGGCGAACCCGATGACGTGTGGAAAGAACGCATTGAACTGCTCACGCCCTATCGTGTAACGGGCGACACCATGCGGCAGACCGGCAATGACGACTGCAAGTTCTTGCATTGCCTGCCAAGTTTTCATAACCGTGACACAAGCATGGGCGAAGAGATTTTCCAGCGCTTCGGCATAGAATGCATGGAAGTCAACGACGAGGTTTTCGAGTCACCACGCAATGTGGCCTTTGAAGAAGCCGAAAATCGCCTTCACACCATCAAGGCGGTCATGGTCGCCACATTGGCCGAAAGCCCGCTTGTTTTCAACGTATAG
- a CDS encoding IS256 family transposase — MMVDPKDIPDELIDALLANYQKPDDLLGKNGILEQLTKRVMERALQAEMTYHLGHEKHGRVANASGNTRNGTSKKTLKGKNGSLPIAIPRDRDGSFEPQLVEKHQTHWQGLDDSIISLYARGMSVREIQGHLKELYHTDVSPALISAVTDGVAEDVRQWQGRPLDAIYPILYLDCIHVKVRDSGTVGTKAVYLALGVTMSGVKDLLGMWISPNEGAKFWLSVVTELRNRGVQDIFIACVDGLKGFPEAIESVFPKTQIQLCIVHLVRNSLKFVGWKERKTVAADLREIYSSPTAELAQSALERLEHKYNSSYPLITKSWRAHWQRIIPFFDYPPEIRKVIYTTNAIESLNMSLRKVTKAKGAFPHDEAVFKIFWLALRNISKKWTMPIRDWKAALNRFAIQFEERFPT; from the coding sequence ATGATGGTCGACCCCAAAGATATACCCGATGAGTTAATTGACGCTCTGCTTGCCAACTATCAAAAGCCCGACGACCTGCTGGGAAAAAACGGCATTCTGGAACAACTGACCAAGCGAGTTATGGAGCGCGCTTTGCAAGCGGAGATGACCTACCATCTGGGGCATGAAAAACATGGCAGAGTTGCCAACGCCAGCGGCAACACCCGCAACGGCACAAGCAAAAAAACCTTGAAGGGGAAGAACGGCTCTTTGCCCATTGCGATTCCTCGAGACCGGGACGGCAGTTTTGAGCCGCAGTTGGTGGAAAAGCATCAGACCCACTGGCAAGGTTTAGATGATAGCATCATTTCGCTATATGCCCGTGGCATGAGCGTACGCGAAATCCAGGGGCATCTGAAAGAGCTGTATCACACAGACGTTTCACCGGCGCTTATCAGCGCGGTAACCGATGGAGTGGCCGAGGATGTCCGTCAATGGCAAGGCCGCCCTCTGGATGCCATTTATCCTATCCTTTACCTGGACTGCATCCACGTTAAGGTGCGCGATTCCGGCACGGTCGGTACCAAGGCGGTGTATCTGGCCCTTGGCGTGACCATGAGCGGCGTGAAAGATTTGTTGGGTATGTGGATCTCCCCGAACGAGGGCGCAAAGTTCTGGCTGTCCGTGGTGACGGAACTGCGAAACCGGGGAGTGCAGGACATCTTCATCGCCTGCGTGGACGGGCTTAAGGGCTTTCCGGAGGCCATTGAAAGCGTATTTCCTAAAACGCAAATCCAGCTGTGCATTGTGCATCTGGTCCGGAACAGCTTGAAATTCGTGGGCTGGAAGGAGCGTAAAACCGTTGCCGCCGACCTGAGGGAAATATACAGCTCGCCAACGGCAGAACTGGCCCAGTCAGCCCTTGAGCGCCTGGAACACAAATACAATTCCAGTTATCCGCTCATCACAAAATCCTGGCGGGCCCACTGGCAGCGGATAATCCCCTTCTTTGACTACCCGCCGGAAATCCGGAAGGTGATCTATACGACGAATGCCATAGAATCGCTGAACATGAGCCTGCGCAAGGTGACCAAAGCCAAGGGGGCTTTCCCCCACGATGAGGCCGTTTTCAAAATCTTCTGGCTGGCGCTGCGAAATATCAGCAAAAAATGGACTATGCCCATCAGGGATTGGAAGGCAGCGTTGAACAGATTCGCCATACAATTTGAGGAAAGATTTCCAACTTAA
- a CDS encoding ISL3 family transposase yields the protein MKDTDLYFRILGLTEPWFVEAVELDTAEGRVDIRVEHGPGVRWFCPTCGRELACRDHAEPRVWRHLDTCQFKTFLHARIPRVDCPEHGVLQVNVPWAESKARFTILMERLIIDVLTECATVTGARRILRITWDEAWGVMERAVRRGRERKQSNPSRYLGVDEKAFRKGHDYVTVVCDLIGSTVEYVADERKAESLEGYYLQFTKAQLERIKAVAMDMWEPYFKATLKHVPDAAGKIVHDRFHVMKHVGEAVDRVRKQEHRELTSQDDHRLKGTKFLWLYREENLPDKHRPALEALKTANLKVAKAWAMKESLNDVWKYLSTGWARRFVKRWLVWVNRSDLAPMRKVGGLIQRHLENILTFCRHRITNGVAEGLNSKIMAIKRKACGYRNREHFKTAIYFFCGGLNLYPASS from the coding sequence ATGAAGGATACGGACCTATATTTTCGGATTCTCGGGCTGACCGAGCCCTGGTTTGTTGAGGCTGTTGAACTGGACACGGCGGAAGGTCGGGTAGACATCCGCGTGGAGCATGGTCCTGGTGTTCGCTGGTTTTGCCCTACTTGTGGTCGAGAGCTGGCTTGCCGCGACCATGCCGAGCCTCGTGTCTGGCGCCATCTGGACACGTGCCAGTTCAAGACGTTCCTGCATGCTCGGATTCCCCGAGTGGACTGCCCCGAGCATGGCGTCCTTCAGGTCAACGTGCCTTGGGCCGAGTCCAAGGCACGTTTCACCATATTGATGGAGCGATTGATCATCGACGTGCTGACCGAGTGCGCCACCGTAACAGGAGCGCGGCGCATCCTGCGCATCACCTGGGACGAAGCATGGGGTGTCATGGAAAGGGCGGTGCGCCGGGGCCGGGAGCGCAAGCAATCGAATCCCTCGCGGTATCTTGGCGTTGACGAGAAGGCATTCCGCAAGGGGCACGACTATGTGACCGTGGTTTGTGATCTGATCGGCAGCACGGTGGAGTATGTGGCCGACGAGCGTAAGGCCGAAAGCCTTGAGGGGTACTACCTTCAGTTCACCAAGGCGCAGTTGGAGCGGATCAAGGCCGTGGCCATGGACATGTGGGAGCCCTATTTTAAAGCTACGCTCAAACATGTGCCGGACGCGGCGGGGAAAATCGTTCACGATCGGTTCCACGTCATGAAACACGTAGGCGAGGCTGTGGACCGGGTACGCAAGCAAGAGCACCGCGAACTCACAAGTCAGGATGACCATCGACTCAAGGGCACGAAATTCCTCTGGCTATACCGGGAGGAGAATCTGCCGGACAAACACCGGCCAGCCCTGGAGGCCTTGAAGACAGCGAACCTCAAGGTGGCCAAGGCCTGGGCCATGAAGGAAAGCCTGAACGACGTCTGGAAGTACCTGAGCACGGGATGGGCCAGACGTTTTGTGAAGCGATGGCTGGTCTGGGTGAACAGGTCAGATCTTGCCCCAATGCGCAAAGTGGGCGGACTGATTCAGAGACATCTTGAGAACATCCTGACCTTCTGCCGCCACAGGATCACCAACGGCGTGGCCGAGGGCCTCAACAGCAAGATCATGGCCATCAAGAGGAAGGCTTGCGGTTATAGGAACCGGGAGCATTTCAAGACAGCCATCTACTTCTTCTGTGGCGGTCTAAACCTCTACCCGGCCAGTTCCTGA
- a CDS encoding IS30 family transposase: protein MGYAHLAREERYYICQAVKSGTSLRAIAKAIGRSVSTVSRELARNTGARGYRYRQAHKRSQKRQTSKGKKRIGLEVWTYVEQCLHQDFSPEQISGVLKRKGFALSHEWIYQYILADKKRGGTLHSHLRCQRKRKRRYGKPDRRGQIKGRISIDIRPSIVAERSRLGDWEADTVEGSKGGPVLVTLAERKSRLFLFGKAPNKSASEVRRVIEGLLTPIKDFVQTITYDNGKEFSYHADVSATLEAQGFFAHPYHSWERGLNENSNGLLRQYFPKGVSLASVTQDEIIAAMCRLNWRPRKCLGFKTPYEVFLEDANTQGLGVAL from the coding sequence ATGGGCTATGCACACCTTGCCAGGGAAGAACGGTACTACATCTGCCAGGCAGTGAAAAGTGGAACGTCACTGAGGGCCATAGCCAAAGCGATAGGCCGTAGCGTCTCAACTGTAAGCCGCGAACTTGCGCGAAATACCGGGGCGCGTGGCTACCGCTACAGGCAGGCACACAAGCGCAGTCAGAAAAGGCAGACCAGTAAAGGGAAGAAGCGCATTGGCCTTGAGGTATGGACGTATGTTGAACAGTGTCTGCACCAGGACTTCAGTCCGGAGCAAATCTCTGGAGTTCTCAAACGCAAAGGTTTTGCCCTCAGTCATGAATGGATTTACCAGTACATTCTGGCGGACAAAAAACGAGGAGGAACGCTGCACAGCCATTTGCGCTGCCAGCGCAAACGCAAACGACGATATGGCAAACCCGACAGACGAGGTCAAATCAAGGGGCGTATCAGCATAGACATACGCCCGTCCATTGTTGCCGAGCGCTCACGCCTTGGTGATTGGGAGGCTGATACCGTTGAAGGCAGTAAAGGAGGCCCCGTTTTGGTGACACTTGCAGAGCGTAAAAGTCGTCTTTTCCTGTTTGGCAAGGCTCCCAACAAAAGCGCCAGCGAAGTAAGGCGGGTCATTGAAGGACTCTTGACACCCATTAAGGACTTTGTTCAGACTATTACCTATGATAACGGCAAGGAGTTCAGCTACCATGCCGATGTGTCAGCTACACTCGAGGCTCAGGGATTTTTTGCGCACCCCTACCATTCGTGGGAGCGTGGCTTGAACGAGAACTCCAATGGCCTTCTACGCCAATACTTCCCCAAGGGGGTAAGCTTGGCATCGGTCACGCAAGATGAGATCATAGCGGCAATGTGCCGCTTGAACTGGCGGCCTAGAAAATGCCTTGGGTTTAAGACACCCTATGAAGTTTTTTTAGAAGACGCCAATACCCAAGGACTGGGTGTTGCACTTTGA
- a CDS encoding molybdopterin-dependent oxidoreductase, whose protein sequence is MNGNQLTHSVCGMCSARCPITVETCNDTVKMLYGNLQSPLKGALCARGVAGKALLEDNERPQSPLIRQGARGEGKWRAVSWDEALDHVAQKITEAQNRYGRQTVLWSDREGPFTDLSRGFMRGLGSPNVCSHSPSCDLNAHHACKAVLGLGRGMTVYDFANAKHIVLQTRNIFEAINLGEARTVMQALRKGCKLTVIDIRQNVTSSKADKFHIIRPGTDYAFNLAVINTLISENLYNKEYVRAHTTGFDALAAFVAPYTAQWAAQECGIEPRAITDLAHALAAAAPQVIWHPGWMTSRYADSFQVGRTALVITALLGGTGAKGGIVPGRTPKDCGKSGLKKFVDLYPAVKLPRADGLGFENKAFDPGKGLLHKAFDAISSPPEGVPPVKVYMAWRHDPLQGFPDPDALKKKLDGLDLLVSTTFSWSDTAWYADVVLPMSTYLERESIIAGKNGLKPQFFVRRRAVQPRYDTRADWEIISGLSRRLGLDSLVFDSAEAVWNFQLEGTGLTIEDFDAKGFISLTDDALYVDQSTYAFPTGSGKVELSSESYGKGFAENAGISMLPPYISPQSPPEGTFRITFGRVAVHTQGHTVNNPLLYEQVPENTVWINTDSAKRAGLKPGDRVRVLDARGGNMGEAGIKITAFIHPEAVFVVHGFGHDLPCESLAVDKGIADNKCLKGGLDLQDQGGGGLSLQEHFVSLEKVG, encoded by the coding sequence ATGAATGGTAATCAACTTACCCACAGTGTCTGCGGCATGTGTTCAGCGCGTTGCCCCATTACGGTTGAGACCTGTAATGACACTGTAAAAATGCTTTACGGCAACCTGCAAAGCCCTCTGAAGGGTGCATTATGCGCTCGTGGTGTGGCCGGAAAAGCTCTTCTTGAAGACAATGAGCGTCCACAGTCGCCACTTATTCGCCAGGGGGCGCGCGGCGAAGGAAAATGGCGTGCCGTGTCCTGGGACGAAGCTTTGGACCACGTTGCGCAAAAAATCACCGAAGCTCAAAACAGGTACGGCAGGCAGACCGTTCTCTGGTCTGACCGAGAGGGGCCTTTTACCGACCTCAGCCGGGGATTCATGCGCGGTCTTGGTTCGCCCAACGTCTGTTCGCACAGTCCTTCCTGTGATCTTAACGCGCATCATGCTTGCAAGGCCGTGCTGGGTCTGGGGCGCGGCATGACCGTGTATGATTTTGCCAATGCCAAGCATATTGTTCTGCAGACGCGCAATATCTTTGAAGCCATCAATCTTGGCGAGGCGCGCACAGTCATGCAGGCTCTGCGCAAGGGATGCAAGCTTACCGTCATTGACATCAGACAAAACGTGACTTCTTCCAAGGCAGACAAGTTCCATATCATCCGCCCCGGTACGGACTACGCCTTCAATCTGGCTGTCATCAATACCCTGATCAGCGAAAATCTGTACAACAAGGAATATGTCCGCGCTCATACCACGGGTTTTGATGCGCTGGCCGCCTTTGTGGCCCCATATACGGCGCAGTGGGCGGCGCAGGAGTGCGGTATCGAGCCGCGGGCCATCACCGATCTCGCGCACGCGCTGGCTGCCGCGGCCCCCCAGGTTATCTGGCATCCGGGGTGGATGACGTCGCGCTACGCCGATTCGTTTCAGGTGGGGCGCACGGCGCTGGTCATTACGGCGCTTTTGGGCGGCACGGGCGCCAAGGGCGGCATTGTGCCCGGGCGGACTCCCAAGGACTGCGGCAAGTCCGGACTCAAGAAGTTTGTGGACCTGTATCCTGCTGTCAAATTGCCCAGAGCCGACGGGCTTGGTTTTGAGAACAAGGCTTTTGATCCGGGCAAAGGGCTGCTGCACAAGGCTTTTGATGCTATCAGCAGCCCCCCGGAAGGTGTGCCGCCGGTCAAGGTTTACATGGCCTGGCGCCATGACCCCTTGCAGGGTTTTCCCGACCCCGATGCCCTCAAGAAAAAGCTGGACGGCCTGGATCTTCTGGTCAGCACCACGTTTTCCTGGTCCGACACGGCCTGGTATGCCGATGTGGTTTTACCCATGTCCACCTATCTTGAAAGAGAAAGCATCATCGCAGGCAAAAACGGTCTCAAACCGCAGTTTTTTGTGCGCCGCCGGGCCGTGCAGCCCCGCTATGACACCCGTGCCGACTGGGAGATCATCAGTGGTCTGTCCCGTCGGCTCGGCCTGGACAGTCTGGTTTTTGACAGCGCCGAGGCGGTCTGGAACTTCCAGCTTGAAGGCACGGGGCTGACCATAGAAGATTTTGACGCCAAGGGCTTTATATCCCTCACGGACGATGCCCTGTACGTTGATCAGTCCACATATGCCTTTCCCACCGGCTCCGGCAAGGTTGAACTGAGCAGCGAAAGTTACGGCAAAGGGTTTGCCGAAAATGCGGGCATCAGCATGCTGCCTCCGTACATTTCGCCCCAGTCGCCGCCGGAAGGAACCTTTCGTATCACCTTCGGGCGTGTGGCCGTGCACACGCAGGGGCATACAGTCAATAATCCCCTGCTGTACGAGCAGGTTCCGGAAAATACGGTGTGGATCAATACTGACAGCGCCAAAAGGGCAGGATTAAAACCCGGCGACCGGGTGCGGGTGCTCGATGCCAGGGGCGGCAATATGGGCGAGGCAGGCATCAAGATCACGGCCTTTATCCACCCCGAGGCGGTGTTTGTCGTGCATGGCTTCGGCCATGACCTGCCGTGCGAGAGCCTGGCTGTGGACAAGGGCATTGCCGACAACAAGTGCCTCAAGGGCGGGCTGGATCTGCAGGATCAGGGCGGTGGCGGCCTGTCGCTGCAAGAACACTTCGTTTCGCTTGAGAAAGTGGGCTAG
- a CDS encoding 4Fe-4S dicluster domain-containing protein, with amino-acid sequence MSKYVVTHNSAECIGCKACEVQCRSLHNGGAGAFFCRILTVEQSEPRPGLGFVYTSCFHCENPWCVKACPTGAMRRREDGIVYVEKKFCVGCKACITACPWAAPQWNPDTGKVDKCDLCRDRIDQGLRPACVTTCAMSCLGFTVPSEASQERRQHFAEQIQKLRPTTR; translated from the coding sequence ATGAGCAAGTATGTCGTCACCCACAACTCTGCGGAATGCATCGGCTGCAAGGCCTGTGAAGTGCAGTGTCGCAGTCTGCATAACGGCGGCGCCGGCGCATTTTTTTGCCGTATTCTCACCGTGGAGCAGAGCGAGCCGCGCCCAGGGCTGGGTTTTGTCTATACATCCTGTTTTCATTGCGAAAACCCCTGGTGCGTAAAGGCTTGTCCCACGGGGGCCATGCGCCGCCGCGAGGACGGCATCGTCTATGTGGAAAAAAAATTCTGCGTGGGCTGCAAGGCGTGCATTACCGCCTGCCCGTGGGCCGCACCCCAGTGGAATCCCGATACCGGCAAGGTGGACAAGTGCGACCTGTGCCGCGACCGCATAGACCAGGGGCTGCGCCCGGCCTGTGTGACGACCTGCGCCATGAGCTGCCTGGGATTCACGGTTCCCTCCGAGGCCAGCCAGGAGCGGCGGCAGCATTTTGCGGAGCAGATACAGAAACTCCGGCCCACGACGCGCTGA
- a CDS encoding NADH-quinone oxidoreductase subunit A produces MVHTTAGQEYLAVLLLIIITLLFGLITLFVGRFFRMSRPYPEKLVAYESGNEPTAEPRTRFSIKFYYVAILFVIIDVEAIYLYTWAVEFVRLGSLGMVEMFTFMALLVLGYLYAWKKGAFQWVK; encoded by the coding sequence ATGGTGCATACAACAGCCGGTCAAGAATATCTTGCCGTACTGCTGCTCATTATCATCACACTGCTTTTTGGTCTGATCACGCTTTTTGTGGGGCGCTTTTTCCGCATGAGCAGGCCTTATCCGGAAAAGCTTGTGGCCTATGAATCGGGCAACGAACCTACGGCTGAACCGCGAACGCGTTTTTCCATCAAGTTTTATTACGTAGCTATACTGTTTGTCATTATCGATGTGGAGGCCATCTATCTTTATACCTGGGCCGTGGAGTTTGTGCGCCTTGGCAGCCTTGGCATGGTGGAGATGTTCACCTTTATGGCTCTGCTGGTTCTCGGCTACCTGTATGCCTGGAAGAAGGGGGCGTTCCAATGGGTGAAGTAG
- a CDS encoding NADH-quinone oxidoreductase subunit B translates to MGEVVTKSGGAVHTGGQPLEVSKDGLRFFPGAGAVIGPLNALVNWGRAGSIWPVTFGLACCAIEMMATGAAHHDLDRFGIIFRASPRQADCMVVAGTLSKKMAPVLRRVYDQMPEPRYVLAMGSCACSGGLFQSYAVTQGVDQIVPVDVYVPGCPPRPEALFDGFIRLQEIINKEQMRWSPWR, encoded by the coding sequence ATGGGTGAAGTAGTCACAAAGTCCGGGGGGGCTGTGCACACCGGCGGGCAGCCCCTTGAGGTCAGTAAGGACGGCCTGCGTTTTTTTCCCGGCGCAGGCGCTGTTATCGGGCCGCTCAACGCTCTTGTGAACTGGGGCAGGGCGGGGTCCATCTGGCCCGTGACCTTTGGGCTGGCCTGCTGTGCCATTGAAATGATGGCTACCGGGGCAGCCCACCACGATCTTGACCGTTTCGGCATTATTTTTCGTGCCAGCCCCCGGCAGGCAGACTGCATGGTGGTGGCGGGCACGTTAAGCAAAAAAATGGCTCCGGTGCTGCGCCGCGTATACGACCAGATGCCCGAACCGCGCTACGTGCTCGCCATGGGCAGTTGTGCGTGTAGCGGCGGCCTGTTTCAGTCTTACGCCGTGACCCAGGGCGTGGACCAGATTGTGCCTGTGGATGTTTACGTGCCCGGCTGTCCTCCGCGCCCGGAGGCGCTGTTTGACGGGTTTATCCGGCTTCAGGAGATCATCAACAAGGAGCAGATGCGATGGAGTCCCTGGAGATAG